A stretch of the Medicago truncatula cultivar Jemalong A17 chromosome 5, MtrunA17r5.0-ANR, whole genome shotgun sequence genome encodes the following:
- the LOC25494804 gene encoding protein PHOSPHATE-INDUCED 1: MASFKLSVIFTLFLTISLLQLSSARKLTESDQQLKFQFHKGPLLTGKISVNLIWYGKFKPSQRAIITDFITSLSSPIKPKTTTQPSVATWWKSTEKYYQLTNNKKSVNLALSLGTQILDEKYSLGKSLTTNQILKLASKGQQQNAINVVLTAADVLVDGFCSSRCGTHGSSYGARVNGKRNKFAYIWVGNSETQCAGQCAWPFHQPIYGPQSAPLVAPNNDVGLDGMVINVASLLAGTVTNPFGNGYFQGPKEAPLEAASACTGVYAKGAYPGYAGDLLVDKTSGASYNANGDNGRKYLLPAIVDPKTSACFTLV; this comes from the coding sequence ATGGCATCTTTTAAGTTAAGTGTTATCTTCACCCTTTTTCTCACAATTTCACTACTTCAATTGAGTTCAGCTAGGAAACTCACTGAATCAGACCAACAACTTAAATTTCAATTCCACAAAGGCCCTCTTCTAACCGGTAAAATTTCTGTAAACCTTATTTGGTATGGAAAATTCAAACCATCTCAACGAGCGATCATAACTGATTTCATAACCTCGTTGTCTTCTCCCATAAAACCaaaaaccacaacacaaccatCGGTTGCCACGTGGTGGAAATCAACTGAAAAATATTACCAACTCACTAACAACAAGAAATCAGTTAACCTAGCTCTATCACTAGGTACTCAAATTTTGGACGAGAAATACTCTTTAGGAAAATCTCTCACAACTAACCAAATCCTTAAACTCGCATCAAAAGGACAACAACAAAACGCCATCAACGTTGTCCTAACAGCCGCTGATGTGTTAGTTGACGGTTTTTGTTCAAGTAGGTGTGGAACCCATGGTTCTTCTTATGGTGCACGCGTGAATGGAAAGAGAAACAAGTTCGCATACATTTGGGTTGGAAATTCAGAGACACAATGTGCTGGTCAATGCGCGTGGCCATTTCATCAACCAATTTATGGTCCACAAAGTGCTCCGTTGGTTGCACCAAATAACGATGTGGGTCTTGACGGAATGGTTATAAATGTTGCTAGTCTTTTAGCTGGAACCGTAACCAATCCTTTTGGTAACGGTTATTTTCAAGGACCAAAAGAAGCTCCTTTGGAAGCTGCTTCGGCTTGCACCGGTGTTTATGCTAAAGGAGCTTATCCTGGTTATGCTGGGGACCTTTTGGTGGACAAAACAAGTGGTGCTAGCTACAACGCTAATGGTGATAATGGAAGGAAGTATTTGTTGCCTGCTATTGTTGATCCTAAAACTTCAGCTTGTTTTACATTGGTATAA